A window of the Choristoneura fumiferana chromosome 30, NRCan_CFum_1, whole genome shotgun sequence genome harbors these coding sequences:
- the LOC141444409 gene encoding cyclin G-like yields the protein MSDASLVATRSRVRHVLARYEARAAAPQRQRLVWRLSERTSRCCGPTDRLTSLLPTIEEQHFAVSRVAPYELNSFRDA from the exons ATGTCGGACGCGTCCCTGGTGGCGACGCGCAGCCGCGTGCGGCACGTGCTGGCGCGGTACgaggcgcgcgccgccgcgccgcagcGCCAGCGGCTCGTCTGGCGGCTCTCCGAACGCACGTCAAG GTGCTGCGGACCAACAGACCGGCTCACCTCTTTGCTGCCGACCATCGAAGAGCAGCACTTCGCT GTGAGTAGAGTAGCGCCTTATGAACTCAATTCCTTCCGGGATGCCTAA